A DNA window from Candidatus Poribacteria bacterium contains the following coding sequences:
- a CDS encoding (2Fe-2S)-binding protein, producing MTGRDLLICRCEEVSLSEILEAIKEGARTIDEIKRRTRAGMGLCQGKTCRRLIAQILARETGQPIKDILPSTFRPPVRPIQLGVLVSTEEASHAREIR from the coding sequence ATGACCGGAAGGGATCTGCTCATCTGTAGGTGCGAGGAGGTGTCGTTAAGCGAGATCCTGGAGGCGATCAAAGAGGGTGCTAGGACGATCGATGAGATAAAGAGGAGGACAAGGGCGGGAATGGGTCTATGTCAGGGGAAAACCTGCCGCAGATTGATCGCTCAGATACTGGCTAGGGAAACAGGGCAACCGATAAAGGATATCCTCCCTTCAACCTTCCGTCCGCCTGTTAGGCCGATTCAGCTCGGGGTGCTCGTCTCGACCGAGGAGGCATCCCATGCCCGTGAGATACGATGA
- a CDS encoding KTSC domain-containing protein: MPVRYDEATGTLDVAFKWSGVYRYHDVPKVCGRPSRRATI; this comes from the coding sequence ATGCCCGTGAGATACGATGAGGCGACCGGAACGCTGGATGTGGCCTTCAAATGGTCGGGCGTCTATCGATACCACGATGTGCCCAAGGTCTGCGGAAGGCCATCTCGAAGGGCAACTATATGA